One segment of Sandaracinaceae bacterium DNA contains the following:
- the aceE gene encoding pyruvate dehydrogenase (acetyl-transferring), homodimeric type: MSASNATDREAYRARARDWLAALDDLIASEGADAAAELLEQLERRAAVQGVRRRRVRHPYVNTLPYPERHPGDEELEERLESLVRWNAMALVARANRKRPGAGGHIASHASFATALEVAFNHFIRGHGHEEGPDRLYLQGHASPGIYARAFLERRLDEAQLEAFRQEVSADGLSSYPHPWLMPTFWETPSVSMGLAPIMAIYQARFDRYARDRGLVDVLPRTWAFLGDGEMDEPESLGALGVASRHELGNLTFVIDCNLQRLDGPVRGNGQVIGELAQRFEGAGWRVIQVLWGRAVCELLEADDDGRVLEVMSRTVDGEWQRLAAEGDDALRAHLTGGDPRLERIAARLGPLVRGGHDRAALHGAFDAAAREETRPTVILAQTIKGHLLGEAGEARNVAHKTQSLDGEALRAFRDRLGVPVGDADLDALPFVRPPEGSALDTYLRERRDALGGPRPLRRASPTTLDAIDEAPLERFFEGSEREVTTTAWLVRLLSTLLTDHPLRDRVVPIVPDEARTFGVEALFPRVGIYAPGGQRYEPVDADVLLTYRESERGVILEEGITEAGAMSSLIAAGTSYANGGPHLVPMFFFYSMFGFQRVGDLIWAAGDTRARGFLIGATSGRTTLNGEGLQHQDGHSHLLAHPHPHVRAYDVAYGYELAAIVVDGLRRMLVEGEDVLVYLTVANEPYPMPALPDGARQDIVRGLYRVSEVDAPQITLLGAGPILREALRAAAFLKREHGIRAEVCGVTSWSLLHRDACTAERWNRLHPSAAPRRPFLRERLGDHERPFVAVSDWVKALPHTLARWLPGPLHALGTDGFGRSDTREALRDHFEVSAEHAVIAALAALAERGEVEPRAVADAIEAFGLDPDRADPRTR, from the coding sequence ATGAGCGCATCGAACGCCACGGACCGCGAGGCGTACCGGGCGCGCGCTCGCGACTGGCTCGCCGCCCTCGACGACCTGATCGCGAGCGAAGGCGCGGACGCCGCGGCGGAGCTGCTCGAGCAGCTCGAGCGCCGAGCGGCGGTCCAAGGCGTGCGGCGCCGGCGCGTTCGGCATCCGTACGTGAACACGCTCCCCTACCCGGAGCGCCATCCCGGGGACGAGGAGCTCGAGGAGCGGCTCGAGAGCCTCGTGCGGTGGAACGCGATGGCGCTCGTCGCGCGGGCGAACCGGAAGCGTCCCGGCGCGGGGGGACACATCGCGAGCCACGCGTCCTTCGCCACCGCCCTCGAGGTCGCCTTCAACCACTTCATCCGCGGCCATGGTCACGAAGAGGGGCCCGACCGCCTGTATCTCCAGGGCCACGCGTCACCGGGGATCTACGCGCGCGCGTTCCTCGAGCGGCGACTGGACGAGGCGCAGCTCGAGGCCTTCCGGCAGGAGGTCTCGGCCGACGGCCTCAGCTCGTATCCGCACCCGTGGCTGATGCCCACGTTCTGGGAGACGCCGTCGGTGTCGATGGGGCTCGCGCCGATCATGGCGATCTACCAGGCGCGCTTCGACCGCTACGCCCGGGACCGGGGGCTCGTGGACGTGCTCCCGCGCACGTGGGCGTTCCTCGGGGACGGAGAGATGGACGAGCCCGAGTCGCTCGGCGCGCTCGGCGTCGCTTCGCGCCACGAGCTCGGCAACCTCACGTTCGTCATCGACTGCAACCTCCAGCGCCTCGACGGTCCCGTGCGGGGCAACGGGCAGGTGATCGGAGAGCTCGCCCAGCGCTTCGAAGGCGCGGGCTGGCGGGTGATCCAGGTGCTCTGGGGCCGCGCGGTGTGCGAGCTCCTCGAGGCGGACGACGACGGCCGCGTGCTCGAGGTCATGAGCCGCACGGTGGACGGGGAGTGGCAGCGGCTGGCGGCCGAGGGCGACGACGCGCTGCGGGCCCACCTGACGGGAGGCGACCCACGGCTGGAGCGCATCGCGGCGCGCCTCGGACCGCTGGTGCGCGGCGGCCACGATCGCGCGGCGCTCCATGGCGCGTTCGACGCGGCCGCGCGCGAGGAGACGCGCCCGACCGTGATCCTCGCCCAGACCATCAAGGGCCATCTCCTCGGCGAGGCCGGTGAGGCGCGCAACGTCGCGCACAAGACCCAGTCCCTCGACGGCGAGGCGTTGCGCGCGTTTCGCGACCGGCTCGGCGTCCCGGTGGGCGACGCGGATCTGGACGCGCTCCCCTTCGTGCGGCCCCCGGAGGGTTCGGCGCTCGACACCTATCTGCGGGAGCGACGCGACGCGCTCGGTGGCCCTCGCCCGCTGCGGCGCGCGTCCCCGACGACGCTCGACGCGATCGACGAGGCGCCGCTCGAGCGCTTCTTCGAGGGGAGCGAGCGCGAGGTCACCACCACCGCGTGGCTGGTCCGACTCCTGTCGACGCTCCTGACCGACCATCCGCTGCGCGATCGCGTCGTGCCGATCGTGCCGGACGAGGCGCGCACGTTCGGGGTCGAGGCGCTCTTCCCACGCGTCGGGATCTACGCGCCGGGCGGACAGCGCTACGAGCCGGTCGACGCGGACGTGCTGCTCACGTACCGCGAGAGCGAGCGCGGCGTGATCCTGGAGGAGGGCATCACCGAGGCGGGCGCGATGAGCTCGCTCATCGCCGCGGGCACGTCCTACGCGAACGGCGGCCCCCACCTGGTGCCGATGTTCTTCTTCTACTCGATGTTCGGCTTCCAGCGGGTGGGCGACCTGATCTGGGCCGCCGGCGACACGCGCGCCCGCGGCTTCCTGATCGGCGCCACGAGCGGCCGCACGACGCTCAACGGCGAGGGCCTGCAGCACCAGGACGGCCACAGCCACCTCCTCGCCCATCCGCACCCTCACGTGCGCGCCTACGACGTCGCCTACGGCTACGAGCTCGCCGCGATCGTCGTCGACGGTCTGCGCCGCATGCTCGTCGAGGGCGAAGACGTGCTCGTCTATCTCACGGTCGCGAACGAGCCCTACCCGATGCCCGCGCTGCCCGACGGCGCGCGGCAGGACATCGTGCGAGGTCTATACCGCGTCTCGGAGGTGGATGCGCCGCAGATCACCTTGCTCGGCGCTGGCCCGATCCTGCGCGAGGCGCTGCGGGCGGCCGCGTTCCTGAAGCGCGAGCACGGGATCCGGGCGGAGGTCTGCGGGGTGACGAGCTGGTCGCTCCTGCACCGCGACGCCTGCACGGCCGAGCGCTGGAACCGCCTCCACCCGAGCGCCGCGCCGCGGCGGCCTTTCCTGCGCGAGCGGCTCGGCGATCACGAGCGCCCGTTCGTCGCGGTGAGCGACTGGGTCAAGGCGCTGCCGCACACCCTGGCCCGTTGGCTCCCCGGCCCGCTGCACGCGCTCGGCACCGACGGCTTCGGTCGCAGCGACACCCGAGAGGCGTTGCGCGACCACTTCGAGGTGAGCGCAGAGCACGCGGTGATCGCGGCCCTGGCCGCCCTCGCCGAGCGCGGCGAGGTCGAGCCGCGCGCCGTGGCCGACGCCATCGAAGCGTTCGGTCTGGACCCCGACCGCGCCGACCCGAGGACCCGCTGA